A genomic region of Phragmites australis chromosome 2, lpPhrAust1.1, whole genome shotgun sequence contains the following coding sequences:
- the LOC133899896 gene encoding transcription factor MYB61-like has product MGRHSCCFKQKLRKGLWSPEEDEKLMNHITKHGHGCWSTVPKLAGLQRCGKSCRLRWINYLRPDLKRGAFSQEEEDLIIELHTVLGNRWSQIATRLPGRTDNEIKNLWNSSIKKKLRQKGIDPNTHKPLTEVDRSKAAPTISTERTSETSDIDPSSGDALGNLSHLLSETAQSPELLPALGKNHKEITSLGHLRVPPKELFLDQLVSGHDNLPSCHSIGPIPNFPFQQLSCYRNEFGSRHSGSTNSLWFNQNESSSSTISTAMPLVSPSTLSASTGLNSSPDNPHSGGIGIQSTQFYWDTTNPSSSSSRGSSGSSGLGFELQSTSSLLENSVFPWTDLAPDKNSQVHLEEELKWPDLLHGTFTDTPVTMQNLSQSLYEDVVKAESQFNMEGLCAAWSQNLQPPQHLQVVSDLYDKDLQRMSLSFENI; this is encoded by the exons ATGGGGAGGCATTCTTGCTGTTTCAAGCAGAAGCTGAGGAAGGGGCTGTGGTCTCCTGAGGAAGATGAGAAACTTATGAACCACATAACCAAACACGGGCATGGCTGCTGGAGTACTGTCCCGAAGCTTGCAG GGCTTCAGAGGTGTGGCAAGAGCTGCAGGCTGCGGTGGATAAACTACCTGAGGCCTGACCTTAAAAGAGGTGCATTCTCTCAGGAAGAGGAAGACCTCATCATTGAACTCCATACTGTCTTGGGAAACAG GTGGTCTCAGATTGCAACACGGTTGCCTGGAAGAACTGATAATGAGATCAAGAATCTCTGGAACTCaagcatcaagaagaagctGCGGCAGAAAGGCATTGACCCCAACACCCACAAGCCCCTCACCGAGGTTGATCGCAGCAAAGCAGCTCCAACAATCAGTACTGAGAGAACCTCTGAGACCAGCGATATCGACCCTTCAAGTGGTGATGCACTTGGCAACTTGAGTCATCTTCTCAGTGAGACAGCACAATCACCAGAGCTGCTGCCGGCTCTCGGTAAGAATCACAAAGAAATTACTAGCTTGGGACATCTAAGAGTGCCGCCAAAGGAGTTATTCCTCGACCAGCTTGTTTCTGGTCATGATAACCTCCCCAGCTGCCACTCAATAGGCCCAATTCCGAATTTCCCTTTCCAGCAGCTGTCGTGCTATAGAAATGAATTTGGTAGCAGGCACAGTGGTAGTACGAATTCACTCTGGTTTAACCAGAATGAGTCCAGTAGCAGCACAATTTCCACTGCGATGCCACTGGTTTCACCATCAACTCTCTCAGCATCAACAGGGCTCAATAGCTCACCAGACAATCCACACTCTGGAGGCATTGGCATCCAGAGTACCCAATTCTACTGGGATACTACTAAtcctagcagcagcagcagtagagGAAGCAGTGGAAGCAGCGGCTTGGGATTTGAGCTGCAAAGCACAAGCTCACTTCTGGAGAATAGTGTCTTCCCATGGACAGATTTAGCACCAGATAAAAATAGCCAAGTTCACCTGGAGGAAGAACTCAAGTGGCCTGACTTGCTCCATGGAACCTTCACGGATACACCGGTAACCATGCAGAATCTTAGCCAATCACTATATGAAGATGTGGTCAAAGCCGAGAGCCAATTCAACATGGAGGGGCTCTGTGCAGCTTGGTCTCAAAATCTGCAGCCACCGCAACATCTGCAGGTAGTATCAGATTTGTATGACAAGGATTTGCAGAGAATGTCCTTATCTTTTGAGAATATATAG
- the LOC133899876 gene encoding uncharacterized protein LOC133899876, translating to MASPSTCTGAQHPLRLRDVIERDDEDDDLIEEREEEEEEEDWEMSRRMSRLSMEGSDGGDADDEGDGYRHGDGDEEAEAEDDDDEFEVRSDVDGAHRPWPPYDDAKAPPSASLPGTPDRAAQAAQSPWWPGPSSTKEYASETEARWPDGGRRRQRHHRRERMMREVWLERAWRLRKQRRQLQEEVPVVVLGGGGGESPAARGGVAMDMEEVRACRDLGLDLPCDWTVEIPCYALSGVDTASSGGNSPASGSWRISSPGDDPKDVKARLKVWAQAVALASASRLGS from the exons ATGGCGTCCCCGTCGACGTGCACGGGGGCGCAGCATCCCCTGAGGCTCCGAGACGTCATCGAGCGTGACGATGAGGACGACGACCTTATcgaggagcgcgaggaggaagaggaggaggaggactggGAGATGAGCAGGCGCATGTCCCGCCTGTCCATGGAAGGCTCCGACGGCGGCGACGCCGACGACGAGGGCGACGGGTACCGccatggcgacggcgacgaggaggcggaggcggaggacgacgacgacgagttCGAGGTGAGATCGGACGTCGACGGCGCGCACCGCCCGTGGCCTCCGTACGACGACGCAAAGGCCCCGCCATCGGCCTCGCTCCCGGGCACACCGGACCGCGCGGCGCAAGCGGCGCAGTCGCCGTGGTGGCCCGGGCCGTCGAGCACCAAGGAGTACGCGAGCGAGACGGAGGCGCGCTGGCCGGacggcgggaggcggcggcagcggcaccACCGGCGGGAGCGGATGATGCGGGAGGTGTGGCTGGAGCGCGCGTGGCGGTTGCGGAAGCAGCGACGGCAGCTTCAGGAGGAGGTGCCGGTGGTGGTTCttggcggcgggggcggggagTCCCCGGCGGCTCGGGGCGGCGTGGCGATGGACATGGAGGAGGTCCGCGCGTGCAGGGACCTGGGCCTGGACCTCCCCTGCGACTGGACGGTGGAGATCCCTTGCTACGCGCTCTCCGGCGTCGACACCGCCAGCAGCGGCGGCAACTCCCCGGCCTCCGGCAGCTGGCGCATCTCCAGCCCCG GGGACGATCCCAAGGACGTGAAGGCGAGGCTCAAGGTCTGGGCGCAGGCGGTGGCGCTCGCATCTGCGTCTCGTCTCGGCTCCTGA